The following proteins are co-located in the Halarcobacter sp. genome:
- a CDS encoding EI24 domain-containing protein, with product MINKDKNLLEGEIIALSIKDFFTKPMLKIAILPLFFTLIIMLIMFYTAAGYGFDSLEIYIQQTQNGQDVMIDENAPFYFIWITSLMAFLFKYSITSWLVGFLLYTVGTIFIMMFSVFLTVMIIGFLTPMILNVIHKRHYAHLEINGFGSLLSPIFIAIKSLIIMLFLFILFIPLYFIPLVNIVAINLPFYYFFHKMLNYDVASTILTEEQYKYIHYKKANSFRFRTLLLYFLSMIPSLMLFSAVFFIIYLGHGYFQELNKIRDIKNDKDLIEQGLQN from the coding sequence TTGATTAATAAAGATAAAAATTTGTTAGAGGGTGAGATTATTGCTTTAAGTATAAAAGATTTTTTTACAAAACCAATGCTTAAAATTGCTATTTTACCTTTGTTTTTTACATTAATTATTATGTTAATAATGTTTTACACAGCTGCAGGTTATGGTTTTGATTCTTTAGAGATTTATATTCAACAAACACAAAATGGTCAAGATGTAATGATTGATGAAAATGCCCCTTTTTATTTTATTTGGATAACTTCATTAATGGCATTTTTATTTAAATACTCTATTACTTCTTGGTTAGTTGGATTTCTACTTTATACAGTAGGGACAATTTTTATTATGATGTTTTCAGTTTTTCTTACTGTAATGATTATTGGATTTTTAACACCAATGATTTTAAATGTGATTCATAAAAGGCATTATGCACATTTAGAGATTAATGGTTTTGGTTCCCTTCTAAGTCCAATCTTTATTGCTATTAAAAGTTTGATTATAATGCTGTTTCTTTTTATTCTTTTTATACCCTTATATTTTATACCTTTAGTAAATATTGTGGCTATTAATTTACCTTTTTACTATTTTTTTCATAAAATGTTAAATTATGATGTTGCTTCAACAATCTTAACAGAAGAACAGTATAAATATATACATTATAAAAAAGCTAATAGTTTTAGATTTAGAACACTTTTATTATATTTCTTATCTATGATTCCATCTTTAATGCTTTTTTCTGCTGTATTTTTTATAATATATTTAGGACATGGATATTTTCAAGAACTAAATAAAATAAGAGATATTAAAAATGATAAGGATTTAATCGAACAAGGATTACAGAACTAA
- a CDS encoding SPASM domain-containing protein — protein sequence MGIIIKKFRKVYIEITNICNLKCSFCPPKILPNKTMSLDVFKNINTQLKNITKELAYHIVGDPLVISNLEKYLDISFESDLKVNITTTANNLEEGHFDTLMHQAIKQINFSINSYNANSHKKSLDEYLKPILDFLDYAINKKQHFFINLRIWNLDDSMSAKEFNRSVFEKINKKFSLNLDIEEIYKNRPKNIKIARMVFFNFDDYFEWPDLSNDFISNTGKCYGLDSHFGILSSGDVVPCCLDKDGIINLGNINNDKISDILNTKRVKDIQNGFKNGKVIEELCQKCDYRRRFD from the coding sequence ATAGGAATTATTATAAAAAAATTTAGAAAAGTATATATTGAAATAACAAATATATGTAATCTTAAATGTAGTTTTTGTCCACCAAAAATATTACCTAATAAAACAATGTCTTTAGATGTTTTCAAAAATATTAATACACAATTAAAAAATATTACTAAAGAGTTAGCATATCATATAGTAGGAGATCCTTTAGTAATAAGTAATCTTGAAAAATATTTAGATATAAGTTTTGAGTCAGATTTAAAAGTTAATATAACAACTACTGCTAATAACTTAGAAGAAGGTCATTTTGATACTTTGATGCATCAAGCTATAAAGCAGATTAATTTTTCTATAAATTCATATAATGCAAACTCTCATAAAAAAAGTTTAGATGAGTATTTAAAACCTATTTTAGATTTTCTAGATTATGCTATTAATAAAAAACAACATTTTTTTATTAATTTAAGAATTTGGAATTTAGATGATTCTATGAGTGCAAAAGAGTTTAATAGAAGTGTTTTTGAAAAAATAAATAAAAAGTTTTCTTTAAATCTTGATATTGAAGAGATATATAAAAATAGACCTAAAAATATAAAAATAGCAAGAATGGTGTTTTTTAATTTTGATGATTATTTTGAATGGCCAGATTTAAGTAATGATTTTATCTCAAATACTGGAAAGTGTTATGGATTAGATTCTCACTTTGGGATTTTAAGTAGTGGAGATGTTGTCCCTTGTTGTTTAGATAAGGATGGTATAATCAATTTAGGTAATATAAATAATGATAAAATATCTGATATTTTAAATACTAAAAGAGTTAAAGATATTCAAAATGGATTTAAAAATGGTAAGGTTATTGAAGAACTTTGTCAGAAATGTGATTATAGGAGAAGATTTGATTAA
- a CDS encoding PAS domain S-box protein, with protein MTNFLEKNRNEILKSSFALSNQAIYWIDKEGSFVFANDNALDCLGYSLEELLELKLWDIDVNFNSKEKYINALNSFKNNEFIENSNIIETSHRKKTGEVFPVEVVSKFKIIDSKEYVISYVKDITNRLERTQKINLYFELINSSSDMIFLINKENEMIEFANEKVCKSLGYSLAELKSKKISEIRKPFEGSQKIDIPEVFRRLEEKKNLITFGIYKSKNGTEIPVESSLHLKNYLDANFVTAISRDIRERIEIEKEKEELNIKLKEYNRTLQQEISKAKKELIEYETMMKKQSKMAAMGEMIENIAHQWRQPLSAVSVLSSGMILQNEQGVLDKELLSSGLNTIHEQVQYLSKTIDDFRNFFKPDKEKNLFEIRDLVQSAIKLIKSRFNQLSIIFTLDIEDMKLFTYENEFLQVLLNIISNAVDELIKKKNKKIIAIRFYTDETFIILEIKDSGGGISEKIIDRIFEPYFTTKHRYHGTGIGLYMSNNIVKHLHGQIDVRNELLEYENKVYKGACFSIKLPLDTKKEIDG; from the coding sequence ATGACCAATTTTTTAGAAAAAAATCGTAATGAAATTTTAAAATCATCATTTGCTTTGTCAAATCAAGCAATATATTGGATAGATAAAGAGGGTAGTTTTGTATTCGCAAATGATAATGCCTTAGACTGTTTAGGTTATAGTTTAGAAGAGTTATTAGAATTAAAGCTTTGGGATATTGATGTAAATTTCAATAGCAAAGAGAAGTATATAAATGCTTTAAATAGTTTTAAGAATAATGAATTTATAGAAAACTCAAATATAATTGAGACTTCTCATAGAAAAAAAACAGGAGAAGTTTTCCCTGTTGAGGTTGTATCAAAATTTAAAATAATTGATTCCAAAGAATATGTTATTTCGTATGTAAAAGATATTACCAATAGATTAGAAAGAACACAAAAAATAAATTTATATTTTGAACTAATTAACTCTTCAAGTGATATGATTTTTTTGATTAATAAAGAAAATGAGATGATAGAGTTTGCAAATGAAAAAGTTTGTAAAAGTTTAGGTTATAGTTTAGCAGAATTAAAAAGTAAAAAGATTAGTGAAATAAGAAAACCCTTTGAAGGAAGTCAAAAAATAGATATACCTGAGGTTTTTAGAAGGCTAGAAGAGAAAAAAAATTTAATTACTTTTGGTATATATAAAAGTAAAAATGGAACTGAAATACCAGTTGAAAGCTCTTTACATTTAAAAAACTATTTGGATGCAAATTTTGTTACTGCAATTTCAAGAGATATTAGAGAAAGAATAGAGATAGAAAAAGAGAAAGAAGAATTAAATATAAAATTAAAAGAGTATAACAGAACACTTCAGCAAGAGATATCCAAAGCCAAAAAAGAGTTGATTGAATACGAAACAATGATGAAAAAACAATCAAAAATGGCTGCTATGGGTGAAATGATAGAAAACATTGCTCATCAGTGGAGACAACCTTTATCTGCAGTTTCTGTACTTTCTAGTGGTATGATTTTACAAAATGAACAAGGTGTTTTAGATAAAGAGTTGTTAAGTTCAGGATTAAATACAATACATGAACAAGTACAATACTTATCAAAAACTATCGATGATTTTAGGAATTTTTTTAAACCAGATAAAGAGAAAAATCTTTTTGAGATTAGAGATTTAGTTCAAAGTGCTATAAAACTTATAAAATCTCGTTTCAATCAGCTTTCTATAATTTTTACTTTAGATATAGAAGATATGAAACTGTTTACGTATGAAAATGAGTTTCTTCAAGTGCTTTTAAATATTATAAGTAATGCTGTGGATGAGTTGATAAAAAAGAAAAATAAGAAGATAATTGCTATTAGATTTTATACAGATGAAACTTTTATAATCTTAGAAATAAAAGATAGTGGTGGTGGAATTAGTGAAAAAATAATAGATAGAATATTTGAGCCATATTTTACAACTAAACATAGATATCACGGTACAGGAATAGGTCTTTATATGTCAAACAATATTGTAAAACATCTACATGGACAAATCGATGTAAGAAATGAACTATTAGAGTATGAAAATAAAGTTTATAAAGGTGCATGCTTTAGTATAAAGTTGCCTTTAGATACAAAAAAGGAAATTGATGGATGA
- a CDS encoding NUDIX hydrolase, with the protein MIETPYLTTDGIIELYNEDKFLGIVLIERLNEPHGLALPGGFVDIGESVENALIREMKEETSLDVKISRLQNIYSEPSRDPRFHTVSAVYVCKAEGIPRACDDAKEVFIYKLDEIPLEKLVFDHRKIIEDYIKNNQIK; encoded by the coding sequence ATGATTGAGACCCCTTATTTAACAACAGATGGAATTATTGAACTTTATAATGAAGATAAGTTTTTAGGCATTGTTTTAATAGAAAGACTTAATGAACCTCATGGTCTAGCACTTCCTGGAGGGTTTGTTGATATTGGAGAAAGTGTAGAAAATGCACTAATTAGAGAGATGAAAGAGGAAACCTCTTTAGATGTAAAAATCTCTAGATTACAAAATATCTATTCAGAACCAAGTAGAGACCCTAGATTTCATACGGTATCAGCAGTATATGTATGTAAAGCAGAAGGAATACCAAGAGCATGTGATGATGCAAAAGAGGTTTTTATTTATAAATTAGATGAAATACCACTTGAGAAACTAGTATTTGACCATAGAAAAATTATTGAAGATTATATAAAAAATAATCAGATTAAATAA